The Flavobacterium galactosidilyticum nucleotide sequence AGATGCGCAGATTTTATGTCGATTGTCTTTATTCTCTTCGTTAGTAATTGTTCCTCCTTCGGGGGCTAGGCGGCTTCTATTCTACGTTCCTAGCTAATTTTAAAAATACATCATTCATCGATGTTACATTAAATTGCTCTTTTAGCTTTTTTGGTGTGTCCAAGGCTTCAATTTTTCCCGCAACCATTATGGATACTCGGTCGCAATATTCCGCTTCGTCCATATAATGCGTGGTGACAAAAATGGTCGTTCCTTTGCACGCTTGTGTATAGATCATTTCCCAAAATTGTCTTCGAGTAATAGGATCAACGCCTCCTGTTGGCTCATCTAAAAACACGATTTTTGGCTCGTGTAATAACGCGACAGAAAACGATAATTTTTGTTTCCAACCCAAAGGTAAAGAGCCTACTAAACTGTCAATAATATCTTCGATTTGTAATTCTTTGACTAGTGCCGTTGTTTTCGTTTTTATGTCAGATCTTGACAAGCCATAAATACCTCCAAAGAACACTATGTTTTCTCTAACCGTTAAATCATCATACATCGAGAATTTTTGACTCATGTAGCCAATGTTTTTTTTAACCATTTCTGGATTCTTTACCACATCAAAGCCAGCAACATTTGCCTCTCCAGTTGTAGGATTTGAAATGCCTATCAGCATTTTCATTGCCGTGGTTTTTCCAGCACCATTCGCTCCTAAAAAGCCGAAAATTTCTCCCTTATATACATCAAAAGAAATAGCATCTACGGCAGCGAAATCGCCATACTTTTTAGTCAAGTTTTTTACCGCTATTATTTTTTCTCTTTCCATTTTGCTAGTCCATTTCCTCTAAATTATAAATCCATGAAAACATCTTCAATAGTAATTTGAGCGGGTTTAATTTCTATCTCAGTATGATTTTTATCTTTCAGGTAATTTTCTAAGTCCGCTATATTAAAATTGTTTTCTTTGTCCGTATAATGTACGTATTCGCCAAAAGCATACACACTATATTGACTTGGATAATTTTTTAAATCATGTAGTAGCGAATGCGTATTTTTTGTGGCAACATCATAAATAACTTTGTCATAATTTTGAATAATATTTTCTGGTGAATCTATTTTCAAAACTTTACCGTTCTGAATTAAAGCGATTCGGTCACACAGCGAAGCTTCATCCATATACGGTGTTGAAACTAATATGGTAATGCCTTTTTGCTGCAATCGTTTCAGCATTTCCCAAAATTCTTTTCGTGAAATGGGGTCAACGCCTGTGGTTGGTTCGTCAAGAAATAAAACTTTTGGAGCATGAATTAAAGCACAGCATAACGCTAGTTTTTGTTTCATTCCACCAGATAAAGCGCCGGCTCTACGATTTTTAAAAGGTTCTATTTGAACATAAATGTCTTTTATTAAATCGTAATTTTCTTGTATGGTGGTGCCAAATATGGTTGCGAAAAAAGTAAGGTTCTCTTCGACTGTTAAGTCCTGATATAAAGAAAATTTTCCGGGCATGTATCCCACAGAATTCCTTATGGAATTATAGTCCTTCACCACATCAAAGTCTAAAATGGATGCTGATCCCTCACTAGCAATTAACAACGTGGTCAAAATTCTGAAAATTGTTGTTTTACCAGCGCCATCGGGACCTATTAAACCAAAAAGCTCGCCTTTTTTCACTTCAAAAGTAACGTTGTCAACTGCTTTTAACGCTTTGTATGACTTTGATATGTTTTGAACTTTGATAGTCATTATTTGATCAGTAAAAAGTTGCTGTCTTCATAAGCATCGACCCAATGTTTGATATTTGGTTCAATTTTTACATAATCACCTGATTTTAAACTCAATTTTCTACCTCTTTCATCGCCATAATTTCCGCTTCCAGAAACGCAAACTAACAAAGCAGGAACTTTAGTGACATGTTCCGCTAATTGTTTGCCTTTAGCAATTTGCAAAGACACTACTTTGTTCTCGAACGGTGTAAACAACAGAGCCGTTTGAACATCCTTTTGTTCCGTGTGCAGCTCTTTTAAATTCATCGTTTTTACAACTTCTAATGGAACTGATTTGCAACTAAATAAAGTTAGAGCTGTAACGAATAAGATTATTTTTTTCATGATAATTGTTTTTTAATTTTTAGTATTATTTAGTTTGTTATTTAATCCACATTTCCGCGGGCATTCCTATTTTAAGACTGCCGTCATTTTTAACTTTAACTTTCACCGCATACACTAGATTTACCCTTTCTTCTTTTGTTTGAATGATTTTGGGAGTAAATTCAGCTTGTGATGCAATCCAAGAAATGGTTCCTTTATAAGACTTCATTTCTGCTGCGCCATCAATTTTTACAGATACTTCTTGTCCTATTTTCAGTTGAGTTAAGTGGGTTCCGCTTACAAAAACACGTAGACTCATTTCTGAAAGATCGGCAATTTTATACAAAGGTTTTCCAAAAGCGGTTATTTCTCCAGGTTCGGCATATTTGGTCAAAACCGTTCCTTTAATGGGATTTATTATTTTGCTTTTCTTAATTTGGTCATTGATTTTCTGAATTTGCACATCAATTGATTTTAGATCGTTAATAATAGGTGCATTTTGCGTTCCAATACCTTGTATTTGTGCTTCAATTACTTTTACTTTTCCATCAATTTCATCTACTTGACGTTTAGTTGCTGCATTCTCTGCATACATATCGCGTATTCTATTTTTCTCGATTTGAACTGTTTTCAGCTGCTCTGCTAAAACACTTTTTTGAGACAATACATTTGCTGATTTTGACGAAACTGTGCTTTTAGACGCGATCAATTGTTGTTTTGTTAAGTACAATTGTAGCGTATCTATTAAACCAACTTGTGTTTGCGCTTCTAAAATAGTTCCCTCTTGTACCTGCAAAAATTCAATTTTTCCAGTGGCTTCAGCGGAAACAGTAATTTCTGTTGCTTCAAAATTGCCGTAGCCATCTGCTTTTTCGTTGCTTGTATTACAAGAGATTATTCCTAATGTTACTAAAATTAATAGACTTACTTTTTTCATTTACTATGTTTTTCTGGTACTATTTATTTTCCTTTTATTGTTTCTAAACTTGATTTGGCTGCAGCCAATTGTACTTCATGAGTTTTTAGAATATTTTTCGCTTCAAACAAATTAGTAAGTTCGAGTAGATATTCAGAGGTTGTGATTACACCGTTTTTCATTTGCGAATTCGATGAGGTTACAATTTTTTCGCGCAGATGAATTACCTCAAAGTCAGTTTGCAAGAGTTGTTCTGTCTTTCTAATTTCGTTTTCCATTTCCTGCATTTGAATTTTGTTATTTAGCTCGAATGTTTCTTTTTCTGACGAAACTATTTCTTTGGAAATATCCAAAACTTTTTGTTCTGTTTTGTTTTTACCCCAATCTAATACATTCCAATTCGCTTTTACGCCCACAACAAAAAAGGGTTGAAAAGAATTGTCTAACATATTGAGTCCAGGATTTCCGTAACCTGCTTGACCAAACGCATTTATTTTTGGAAGTACTGATCGCGCTAATGTATTTTTAGAATATTCTAATTGTTGCTTTTGCAATTCAAAAAGAGTTATTTCAGGTCGTACAACTGTTGGATTTGTACTATCAAATCGCGGTAGGACTAAATTGGCTTCCGAATCGATTTTGGTAAACGTTAATTCAGAAAGATTTTGAAACATTTTTATTTTTTCGAATTGAATTTCTGTCAACTGTTGTTTGATTTTTAATATTTCGGCTTCCAAAATAAGTTCTGAAGCTGGCAGAATAGCACCATATTTCACTCCTGATTGTACTTCTTTTACTTTGGATTGAAGCAATTCATTTTTGGATAGTAATAAAGCTCTCTTTTCTTGAAGTAATAAAATGGAGAAGTAATATTGGTTGATTCGGCTTTTCAGTTGGTACAAACTTACTTCAATTTGTTGTTGTTGAGTTTTAGTTTGTGCTTGTTTTAATTTGGAATTAACATCAATCATTCCGCCATTATATAGAAGCTGATTCACATCTAATGTAGTGCGATATTGATCTTTGTTAAGTGGCATGATACCAGGAACAACAGCAGGAAAACCTATAACTTCTGATTGGTATGTCGCTTGCGCGTTAATGTCAACTACAGGAAGTTTTCCTTTGTTTAATGCCTCTATTTCGTATGTAGATTTTTGTTGCAATAATGAAGCTTGCTTGGCGATTGGATAGTTTTTAGTAACCAATGCATAGCATTCTGCCAAGGTTAAATCCTGTTGCGCATTCGACAGTAGAGGTAATAAGAAAAGTGCTAGTAAGATAACCTTGTTTTTCATGGTTTAAATTTTAATAGCATTAATAATAAAAGCCGAAACATCAGTTTTACGTTTTTGTATTATGA carries:
- a CDS encoding ABC transporter ATP-binding protein, coding for MEREKIIAVKNLTKKYGDFAAVDAISFDVYKGEIFGFLGANGAGKTTAMKMLIGISNPTTGEANVAGFDVVKNPEMVKKNIGYMSQKFSMYDDLTVRENIVFFGGIYGLSRSDIKTKTTALVKELQIEDIIDSLVGSLPLGWKQKLSFSVALLHEPKIVFLDEPTGGVDPITRRQFWEMIYTQACKGTTIFVTTHYMDEAEYCDRVSIMVAGKIEALDTPKKLKEQFNVTSMNDVFLKLARNVE
- a CDS encoding ABC transporter ATP-binding protein, coding for MTIKVQNISKSYKALKAVDNVTFEVKKGELFGLIGPDGAGKTTIFRILTTLLIASEGSASILDFDVVKDYNSIRNSVGYMPGKFSLYQDLTVEENLTFFATIFGTTIQENYDLIKDIYVQIEPFKNRRAGALSGGMKQKLALCCALIHAPKVLFLDEPTTGVDPISRKEFWEMLKRLQQKGITILVSTPYMDEASLCDRIALIQNGKVLKIDSPENIIQNYDKVIYDVATKNTHSLLHDLKNYPSQYSVYAFGEYVHYTDKENNFNIADLENYLKDKNHTEIEIKPAQITIEDVFMDL
- a CDS encoding cupin domain-containing protein, with amino-acid sequence MKKIILFVTALTLFSCKSVPLEVVKTMNLKELHTEQKDVQTALLFTPFENKVVSLQIAKGKQLAEHVTKVPALLVCVSGSGNYGDERGRKLSLKSGDYVKIEPNIKHWVDAYEDSNFLLIK
- a CDS encoding HlyD family secretion protein; amino-acid sequence: MKKVSLLILVTLGIISCNTSNEKADGYGNFEATEITVSAEATGKIEFLQVQEGTILEAQTQVGLIDTLQLYLTKQQLIASKSTVSSKSANVLSQKSVLAEQLKTVQIEKNRIRDMYAENAATKRQVDEIDGKVKVIEAQIQGIGTQNAPIINDLKSIDVQIQKINDQIKKSKIINPIKGTVLTKYAEPGEITAFGKPLYKIADLSEMSLRVFVSGTHLTQLKIGQEVSVKIDGAAEMKSYKGTISWIASQAEFTPKIIQTKEERVNLVYAVKVKVKNDGSLKIGMPAEMWIK
- a CDS encoding TolC family protein, which codes for MKNKVILLALFLLPLLSNAQQDLTLAECYALVTKNYPIAKQASLLQQKSTYEIEALNKGKLPVVDINAQATYQSEVIGFPAVVPGIMPLNKDQYRTTLDVNQLLYNGGMIDVNSKLKQAQTKTQQQQIEVSLYQLKSRINQYYFSILLLQEKRALLLSKNELLQSKVKEVQSGVKYGAILPASELILEAEILKIKQQLTEIQFEKIKMFQNLSELTFTKIDSEANLVLPRFDSTNPTVVRPEITLFELQKQQLEYSKNTLARSVLPKINAFGQAGYGNPGLNMLDNSFQPFFVVGVKANWNVLDWGKNKTEQKVLDISKEIVSSEKETFELNNKIQMQEMENEIRKTEQLLQTDFEVIHLREKIVTSSNSQMKNGVITTSEYLLELTNLFEAKNILKTHEVQLAAAKSSLETIKGK